In Sulfuritortus calidifontis, the sequence TCCAGGGCGGTTCGACTCCGCCCCGCGCCTCCAGTTGTTTCCCCTCGTGGTCGATAGAGGCTGAACGCCGCCGCCCGGGTGGTGGAATAGGTAGACACAAGGGACTTAAAATCCCTCGCCGCAAGGCGTGCCGGTTCGAGTCCGGTCCCGGGCACCATCTCCGGGGCGTTTTTTTCCAAAAAAGTTGTTATAATCGCCGGGTTTACGGAATGGGCTTTGAGCCCATTTTTTGTTTCTGGCGGTTTTGTGTGTGATGGGTCCGGGTATGGATTTGCAGGCGTTGATCGAGCCGACGGTGGCCGGCATGGGCTACGAGGTGGTCGCTCTGGAGCGCGTTGGGCGGGGGCTGTTGCGTCTGTTCATCGACAAGCCGGGCGGCATCCAGATCGACGATTGCGTCCGGGTGAGCAACCAGCTGACCCGGCTGTTCACCGTCGAGAACGTCGATTACGACCGGCTCGAGGTGTCCTCGCCCGGCCTGGACCGGCCGCTGGTGAAGGAGGCGGACTTCGTCCGTTTCGCCGGCCAGCAGGCCCAGGTCAAGCTGCGCCTGCCCATGGACGGCCGGCGCAAATATGTCGGCCAGCTGGTCGGCGTGCAGGACGGCGCGGTGCAGATGCGGACCGAGCAGGGCGAGGTGGCGATCCCGATGACGGAGATCGAATCGGCCCGCCTGGTTCCACAGTTTTAACGGTTAAAGGGTTGACCCGGAGAAAGCGATGAGTCGGGAAATTT encodes:
- the rimP gene encoding ribosome maturation factor RimP, translating into MDLQALIEPTVAGMGYEVVALERVGRGLLRLFIDKPGGIQIDDCVRVSNQLTRLFTVENVDYDRLEVSSPGLDRPLVKEADFVRFAGQQAQVKLRLPMDGRRKYVGQLVGVQDGAVQMRTEQGEVAIPMTEIESARLVPQF